One Gelria sp. Kuro-4 DNA segment encodes these proteins:
- a CDS encoding spore coat protein CotJB, whose amino-acid sequence MMLEQTQMLVQIMALEFTAVDFNLYLDTHPDDQRALMDYNSVVQELAVLKDQYQRRFGPLTNFGYASSQYPWAWVTEPWPWEVAF is encoded by the coding sequence ATGATGCTTGAGCAGACGCAGATGTTGGTGCAGATCATGGCCCTGGAGTTCACGGCCGTGGATTTTAACCTCTACCTCGATACGCACCCCGACGACCAACGCGCGCTCATGGACTACAACAGCGTCGTACAGGAACTCGCCGTCCTGAAGGACCAGTACCAGCGGCGCTTCGGCCCGCTGACCAACTTCGGTTACGCGTCCAGCCAGTACCCCTGGGCCTGGGTGACGGAGCCCTGGCCGTGGGAAGTGGCGTTCTAA
- a CDS encoding manganese catalase family protein: MWVYEKKLEYPARVSGPNPRLAKDIITQYGGPDGELAASLRYLTQRYSMPLGQAKAVLTDIGTEELAHMEIVATLVYNLIRDASIQEIRAAGMDDYYADHDKALYFVNAAGAPWTASYIQSKGDPVTDLHEDMAAEQKARSTYEYLIQLSDDPLVTETLSFLREREVVHYQRFGEMLQLVYQWQGSRHIF, from the coding sequence ATGTGGGTGTATGAAAAAAAGCTAGAGTACCCGGCCCGGGTGAGCGGCCCGAACCCGCGCCTGGCGAAGGATATTATCACGCAGTATGGCGGACCCGACGGAGAATTGGCGGCCTCGCTGCGCTACCTGACGCAGCGCTACAGCATGCCGCTGGGCCAGGCCAAGGCGGTGCTCACCGATATCGGCACGGAAGAGCTGGCGCACATGGAGATTGTCGCCACCTTGGTCTACAACCTCATCCGCGATGCCAGCATTCAAGAGATCCGCGCTGCGGGCATGGATGATTACTATGCCGACCATGACAAGGCCCTGTACTTTGTCAATGCCGCCGGCGCCCCCTGGACGGCGAGTTACATTCAGTCCAAGGGTGACCCGGTGACCGACCTGCACGAGGACATGGCGGCGGAGCAGAAGGCCCGCTCCACCTACGAGTACCTGATCCAGCTGTCCGACGACCCGCTGGTCACCGAGACCCTGAGCTTCCTGCGCGAGCGCGAAGTGGTGCACTACCAGCGCTTTGGCGAGATGCTGCAACTGGTGTATCAGTGGCAGGGCAGCCGTCACATCTTCTAA
- a CDS encoding spore coat associated protein CotJA: MPEDAKAQTLQQLQLARAYVPFQIFTTRLEPLEGLRRGTIFPELYMPYRPRERGSAE, from the coding sequence ATGCCTGAAGATGCTAAGGCGCAGACCCTGCAGCAGCTACAGCTGGCGCGGGCTTATGTGCCCTTTCAAATCTTTACCACGCGCCTGGAGCCCCTGGAGGGTTTGCGGCGCGGTACTATCTTTCCTGAGCTTTACATGCCCTATCGCCCCCGGGAGAGGGGGAGTGCCGAATGA
- a CDS encoding glutaredoxin domain-containing protein — protein MSVTVYSTPTCPYCRAAKRYLAERNIPFTDVDVSRDYAAAMEMIRKSGQQGVPVLDINGEIIIGFDRPRIDAALAAGY, from the coding sequence ATGTCAGTGACTGTTTACAGCACGCCGACCTGCCCGTACTGCCGGGCCGCCAAGCGCTACCTCGCCGAGCGCAACATTCCCTTTACGGACGTCGATGTCAGCCGCGATTACGCCGCCGCCATGGAGATGATCCGCAAATCCGGCCAGCAGGGCGTACCGGTGCTGGACATCAACGGGGAGATCATCATCGGTTTCGACCGGCCCCGCATCGATGCCGCCCTGGCCGCCGGGTACTAA